Proteins from a genomic interval of Crassostrea angulata isolate pt1a10 chromosome 7, ASM2561291v2, whole genome shotgun sequence:
- the LOC128156491 gene encoding BTB/POZ domain-containing protein KCTD12-like, with amino-acid sequence MSDSAESFPDILELNIGGVFYTTALATVKREGESLLGQIFNGSSKVTVAKDSKGKYFIDRDGVLFRYVLDYLRNQKIVLPENFHEKERLKQEAEYYQLPNLVKMLNSAIMSPPKLGQLQHSKVPPISNSNSISPVSMEGKTPGYITVGYRGTFAFGRDGLADVKFRKMSRIIICGKVSICREVFKDTLNESRDPDRGESDRYTVRFFLKHNFLEQAFDMLADEGFKMVGSCGSGTNNAGEVKAGMDTEEARWQHYNEFIFERR; translated from the coding sequence ATGTCTGATTCGGCAGAGTCCTTTCCAGATATTTTGGAGTTAAATATCGGTGGTGTGTTCTACACAACGGCTTTGGCCACCGTCAAAAGAGAAGGCGAGTCCTTGCTGGGACAGATATTCAATGGCAGTTCCAAGGTCACAGTTGCGAAGGACTCGAAAGGTAAATACTTTATTGACAGAGATGGGGTCTTATTCAGATACGTTCTTGACTATCTCAGAAACCAGAAAATCGTTTTACCGGAAAATTTTCACGAAAAGGAAAGACTCAAACAAGAGGCCGAATATTATCAACTCCCCAACTTAGTGAAgatgttgaattctgcaattatgTCCCCACCTAAGCTTGGACAACTTCAACATTCGAAAGTTCCGCCTATATCTAACAGTAATTCCATTTCACCCGTCAGTATGGAAGGGAAGACACCCGGTTATATTACGGTTGGATACAGAGGGACTTTTGCATTTGGTCGCGATGGATTAGCAGACGTCAAATTTCGTAAAATGAGTCGTATCATTATTTGTGGAAAGGTTTCCATCTGTCGCGAAGTATTCAAGGATACTCTGAACGAAAGCCGCGACCCAGACCGAGGTGAGTCGGACAGATACACTGTCCGCTTTTTCTTGAAGCACAATTTTCTGGAACAAGCCTTTGACATGTTGGCCGACGAGGGTTTCAAAATGGTCGGGTCCTGTGGCTCGGGCACAAACAACGCCGGGGAGGTGAAAGCAGGGATGGATACGGAGGAGGCTCGTTGGCAGCACTACAATGAGTTTATTTTTGAGAGAAGATAA